From the Argentina anserina chromosome 3, drPotAnse1.1, whole genome shotgun sequence genome, the window GGAGGATTTGTTCTCAGAAATAATAGAAGAGAAAATATCCTCTTTGTTGCCGTAGACTTTAGGTACCGATATAAAAATGCAGTATGACTGTCATCATTTatgtcaaaatttcaaaatcacgTGGCTATGTTGAGCAAGTCTGTTCTTTATATTTGTCATGGTCTCCTTATTTGTCTGCTCTTTGACAAATTGCCAAAGAAGATCAAATAAGTTTTTGTCGTTAATCAAGTTTAACTGTGATGCATAATgacatattatatattgaaGTTAACAATTCCAGCTTTAgtaataatattatatataatccttAATTATTCAGTGTATTTAGCCTTAGTAGTCACTTCTCCACAAGGATTAAAACCCAATTGTATCTAGGTATTTCATGATTAAAACTCATCTTAACGTGGATCGGTGAAAGCTTTCATACAATGCACGGCCCACGCTTGTTGTTGATAAACATATTATTTATGTAGATCATTCTTCAAACATAATTGTTGCCATCAGAAAATTCTGATTGGTTGTGTGAGATATTTTGAAGCATTGGTCATTTGGTCTCTTGTTCGAGGTATCGGACGGCTGGAATTATGGGGCTCTGTCTTACATTTTACGACTTAAGTCACTCATAGCGTAATGTGGAGTAAGTAGTTTAGCGAATGAGCCAGCTACCTCAGCTCGGAGGTTCCTAAGCGTTTTCAAATGTCACATTGAGGGTTCTGTCATGTACTTCTCTTTCAAACGTTTATGTGTGTCCACGTGCAGTCCGGGCCGTGCGGCTTATGGAAAGGCTTGTTTCGGCGCGAACGCACGAGCACATTGGCTTTCACGAGGCTGTGCTCCACAATAAGTCCCCCAACACCGAAAAATAGTACCAAAATTTTTTATAACTAAAATCTAACAAGTAAATTGGTTAAGCTCAACAGTCATAGTCTATAATTGATTACTCTCGAATATTTTGCACTATTTCTCTAGCTTGCATTGCAGAGTGAAATAACTACTACCAATCGATATTTCAAAACTCGTGTTTCACTTTCACCATAAATTTATGGATCGCTAGTTCGTATCAATCGTATGTATGACACACATCTTAATTAAGGTGTATTACCTAAAAAGGACACACATCTTTAGGTGAATTAACAAAGCATCTTTGTGAGCCAGTCTTGAAAATTTGAGGGCTCAAAATTAACAAACCATGAATCTATAGATACTCTATGCATGCATATCACGTTCTTGTTATGGGGCTGCTTGCTTTACGTACTCCAAAAACCATTACAGTGAACgattaaacaaacaaaatgtaGTACAATACAGGAGCCATTTCTAATATGGACTAACTTAATAAGGACTTGTTGAGGACTTTTAATTTTAACCATTAGATTAAACGAATGACTCCTAATTTAAAGAGCAACCAAAGCAGAACTCCACCGAATCATTCCACTCCTTCTCCCGTCTGCGCATCTCATCTCTTGTTAACCCAAATCAAGACTAGTGAGGACGATGATCTGTGAGAGTTTTTATACATATGGGAATTTGATGTATGGTTTACTTCAGTCATGCCCGTTTGCCTGAGAGCAAGCCAAGAAATCATAACCCTCTCTATTTTTGCTTATTAGCTTAGTTTAGTTGATTACAATTGAAGTGGGTTTTCATTAGGGTTAATTCCTCTTATGGTACCTAAAgtatggctacttggacaatttagtacctgatgtatgaaaacggacaatttggtacctaaaattctcatttgtaagccattttggtacctctatcaattttaatcatattttagggttattttcgtcattctaaccctaaactcattaaattcacatttttctttatttcttcctataattatggtctctttggagataattaaattaatatatatactccacttagcatctactttacttatatcaaaaataatttttttttcttaatatacttattgtatcctaattattttttacaaaggaaataaatttcctttatgcaattataattttttattaaaatattgttttaaatacttataattaaaattaatttagattgatagctacattatgaaaaagtatatacgtaaatcatcacagatactaaatggatgagttatcaaatttttagtgataatttagaggcaatttgaaggtattatgaaaaaatgaaataaaatagagataagatgacggaaataaccctgaaaatatggttaaaattgacataagtatcAAAATGGCCTAAAGTTGAGAACTTTAAGTatcaaattgtccgttttcatacatcaggtaccaaattgtccaagtagccaaacatcaagTACCATATGAGGAATTTACCCGTTTTCATTATCTTTGACTAAACctttttgaatttgagcgattctgtttctgggttttggttAAATCAATTTGTTGTTGGTTGTTGGATGTTGAGGTCTTGAGTACGATTTTGTTAATTGAGTtggaatttaaattttattttattaatctGATTACTTGGTAGTGAATTTCTTTCTGAGCTGATAAATGCTTATCCCGGCAAATATGAATCACCAAGTTCGACAACTTCGACCTTTAAATGGAAATTGCTCTCTGGGTTTTTAGGAAGAACAGAGAGATGAAAGGCGAGGAGTGGAAAAGAGGGGTGGGCTGATTCGGTGGAGTTCTGCTTTGTTTGCTCTTTAAATTAGGAGCCATTCGTTTAATCTAATGGTTAAGATTAAAAGTCCTTATTAAGTTAGTCCTCATTGGAAAGGGCTCGGTACAATACAAACCATCAGTGGACCAAAGCAGCATAGCACGCATGCATCAGAGTACAACATCACTTGATCGTACCAAGTTTTCTGGTATTTAGGTCAAATATCTGCATTATGGGATCTTATAGTAATTGGCAAGTTTTGAAgaattaaattatataaaccCTTAATTGGAGGTAAagatcctttttttttgctaTAGAATCAATCAATGATGGTATATATATCCGCATGGACTGACGGGTCATCTCATCAAAACGCTTCATTAACCAGCCAGGGGAATGAAGAACAAATCTCAAATTTAACTCTAATTGCGATGACGGGATCCTAACCCTACTTTTTAGTTAATAAGATTTCCTTAGCCctaatattattaatttatagaggtcTTAAGTCTTaaccgtgtatatatatatatatatatatatatcttaattttaattaatactAGACTCGTATTCATGTGATGCACGTGTTAATTCATCGCACGAGTTATTGTGCAAagataacaaaaacaaattttatttgtcattacatattctattttgtttagtaattttttaaataaactgATTTTAACACACTTTTTTACAAGTTGTACACCTTAAAACTGACTTTACTAAATTATCCTTGGACTAATTCGTCTGGCTATAGCTTTTTATTTGGTACAAACGTCTGACTATAGCTTTGaggcctctctctctctatccaAACCGAAACTAATACCTACCTTTACTCCAGACCTGATGAGCTTATGAATAAGCTTGTGAATTCTCTCTCCACACCAAAATTTAAAGGCAGCACTGATTCAATCACCTCCATGCTCTTCTCATCCTTGTCACCACGCAGTGCCTCTCCTCTCTTCAATACGCAaacattttttaatttatttggaAAACTTCATTCTGTTTTCAAACAATTCCATGAGCATCAAATTTGTGTAAGGCTATATAtgcacagagagagagagagagagagagagtatccAAAATGGAAACAAGTGAAGTGGTGATGACcatgatcatgatcatgaAAAATTGAGCGCGACTGGTGTGAAATTTTGGATGATGTTTCAGGTGGAAAAATTGTGAGCTATGATTGCGATACACATGCCATGCATGTACTCCTTCCTTGTCATGTCAAATTGTCAACTGCGATATTTTGTTCTCCATAAGATGATGTGTATTAATCTGACAATCAGAGTACCCTAACTACGCGCCGCCCCTCTAATTATGAACTTTTGAGGGTGCGTAAATGGCTCAGCCTGCCTTCTTCAACTGGGATTTCATGATTTCATCACCGTCAATTATACATGTTGACATTTGATAATTGAAGGAAACTAGAAATTATATCTTGTTCAGAAACACAATGCAAATCTTGTTGCAAGGTTTATCGACAGTGTTTTGAATTCTATTAGAAAATTACTGTCCTAGCTATACTATGACCAATCCTAACATGTGTTGATGAGTTACTAGCTCAAGTTCGGAGGCGGAGCTACGTTGGGGGAAATAGGTGCCATCGCACCCCCTAATGTGTCAACATATCCTTGCCCACCACTAGTATTAATTATATAACTTTGATGGAGAACAAAGAAACTGTGCCAAGCAAATTTATTGACCACTCAAATTTTGACCACTTCATATTCACATTCTAAATTTACATCATGTGTCATCTTATTTAACTAGTATTTAACCATAATtattaatataaatttatatcagtaaattataatttctttttattttcactttAACAAATTTATCTTATGATCACACCGTGCATACGTACAATAGTTGCTATGTTGTAGGAAATCTTTGACACAAGAATGGCACATTATATTGGACTTGATTTACAACCCCAAATGATTCCTAGACATCCATATTCACAAACTTATATCAATAACTTATCATTCTTATTTTCAATGATTAATATTTACATGATGATTAAAAATTACCTGAATATATGGATGTGGATTTGAAGGGCCACCTATCAGCCCTATCTCATGTCTGTTTGAGTTGTTATCTATAGTTTGAAATTAATCAGAGCGAATTTAATAGCCAAACCTATAAGGAGAGCAATACACGAATATAAGAATTATGAACTAACCTTTGGTCTTGGATGaagctcttcttctcttttgtaCTGTAGTGATCTCACCATGTTGTGGAACTGCAGAGACGCTAATATCATCCTTTTTAGAGTTTAATTTTTGAGAATCTGAAAAGTCTTGGAGACACAGCAATTGATTTTgttctaaaaaaatcaaaagaattgATTAATCTAAAAAATAGTGTTAATTAAGTTTTTCTTTTAggatttaaattttattacaatatattatatattttatcttAACCATAGTTAAGTAAGTCAAATAAGAAAACACATGACATAGATTTTAAATGTGAGCATGGGGTGGGTAAAGTTTAGGTAATTGGCAAACGTGCTTCCTATATAACACCCCTAGGCGCCGGCCCTATTTGTTGGTTTGATAACATACCACTGGTGTTAACTGACATAATTTACAGTACAAACACTTCAACCATGCTAAATTAATAGAAATTTTTGATAACGTAGGTGTTAAATGACTActcatactttcaaatttcaataaaAAGTGTATTTTAGTGacttttttaatttgtttttaaacTGACTTTATCAAAAGAAGTTTCAAAGTTAAGTTTTTGTTCTTAAATCGTAAGAAAATTTATATCTATAATGTAGCTTTTATACTGAAAATATATACACGACAACTTATATTAAGGCTTTTGCGACTGGCCCCCTGAGTCTTCTTTTCCTGGCTCCGGCGCTCCGCCACTGCTCAAGTTTAATCCGTGATCGACCCATCCTCCGGTTAGTATTCTACTTCATTTTGTTAGAAATTGGTGAGGGGCCGAACGGGGATCGGCAAGATCCGCAAGCCTATTAGGTTTGAGTGGAATCCCTGTCCAAATTCAAGCCTAAACAATCCTTATACAACCATCGATGGATATAAGTCGGTTCTTCAAGGTGGGAAGCTGTGGCTGTGTCCGGCTTAACACACATGGGTACTCCGAACGTTTATCAATTTAGTAATCTATTCATAGTTAAACTAAAAGTAACCCGTGAATGATGTCATGAGACTATAATTAACATTCTTGTCTAAATGATACTTAACTATAGTTGGAGAGCCTCCTCACGTTACGATATTGGATTGGAAGCTGTCTCTTTCATCACAGACCTCCGGCCGGTGGAGGTTTTCATGGAGGACTTGGTTGGGGAGCCGCCTCTCCgggtgtattcaattaggATTCTATAAGATTTTCTTGTATTTTAAGAATCTTCTGAAATCTTCTGGTATTCAATTACGATTTTAAACAATCCATTAAAATCTCAAGgtattcaattaaaatttcaaaaactcttatgaattctggtggtattcaaaaatagattgattttgaatgatttcatttattagttgattttgttggattttgaagtatttttacacCATATCAGGCTTGTTAGAAATCAAGAATTTAGacatgagattttgatgtactctctctctctctctctcccgtcAAAAATTTGTATGTTCTTAatcatgtgttttattttaattgctcaaatcaattttctggatttttcttatgatttggtataattgttgtaggcaaaaaagaaattatggctgtttttataattgtacTAATAGTTGTTTTGCTAAAAAATCAATTGTATAACAATCAAAATTCAGATTTTGGAATACTATTGAATGTTAATTGGGTGAAAGTTTATAAAATTGTTATTATATCTTTGATCCTCATTCAAGATAGTTGCACCTTTGTGATATTGATCTTGTACCTTTGTTTTATCGATACTTATGGAAGTTTATAGAATTGAATCAAACTCATGTGACTTTAGGATTATGTAAAAATGAGATATTAATCCTTAATAATACATAGGGATAagtaatataaaattaaattttgccAACATACCATCGTAAAATCTATTAAAATCttccaaatacaatacaatagATTCTTCTCAAATCCATACAGAGTTTAAATAATCCATAGATTATGCAATTCAGTAAGACTACACGGATTATAAGaattcaaacaaaatcatTTGAAATCTAGATTGAATACACCCCCTCTAAATTTTATTAAGTAAAACTTGATAAATCCTAAACCGGGATGGTCTACTCTCCTTTTTTAACCATGACCACCTTTGAAGATTTAAGGAGTTGATCAGGTCTTAGTACATTGGTCTCTGGTACAAATTCTCTTCTAGCAACTCGATCTCGATCTCTTCCGGCCGGCAGTATCATCATTGCCATGAATTATATTTCCCGCAAATTGAACTGAAATCGCTTACAGATCGAATTGACCAAAACATTCTCTTATTTGATATACTAATTGATCGGGTAAAAATCTTCATTGGTTCCCTCTCTCTAAAACTAAATATTGGTTAATTGGTGTAAGATAGCCTGGGGTCAAATCTCATGACTCTGACCTGATATATATTAAGCTCTTTAGACGACTTCTTCCCATTATAAATACTACTAGTATTCCAGCTTATGACTCCACCTTAACCATCGAAGCTTCTGCTACTTCCATTTTTCCAAACTgtttatcttcataaattcCTTCAGTATCACTGACCTgggcagatatatatatatatatatatatatatatatatatataagtacgtACGTAATCACTAATCAACTCAAGGAAATATCAAAGCTATATTGGTCATCAATCGATTGTTTGAAGATGGATGCGAAAATTACTAGCTGCAAGGATGATCATGATGGTGTTCTGGATCATGATGAAGAGGATGGTCCACTTCCGGGATTTAGGTTTCACCCAACAGATGAAGAACTTGTTGGGTTTTATCTCCGCCGGAAGATTCAGAAGAAACCCATCAGCTTAGAGCTCATCAAATCAATTGATATCTACAAGCACGATCCCTGGGATCTTCCAAGTATGCATCAAGCCTAGCTCTTATATTTCTATTCTAACTAGCTAGGTTACTCATTAGTTTCCCCCAATTCagtctaaattttttttagtgCAACAAATCAAAGGTGGATTAGTTGATTGCGCGCAGTAATCCAtttatctgttttttttttcttgagacCCGTAAGTCTTTTCTTAATGCAACAAACTCTTCAATAGTTCAATGAGTTCTTACTTCACCGGCCACTCAGTCACAGGTTCCCGGCCTGACACTCTTATATAATCATGAGCAGTTCATATCTAATTAAACCTGAAACTGCTGTGGTGTTGTATCTAGCTAATTAGTATAGCTCCAATTTATAGTATCTAACGAGTTTGTGAAATATTTTGCAGAAGCCACAACTAATGCAGGAGACAAAGAGTGGTACTTCTTCTGCAAAAGAGGGAGAAAGTACAAGAATAGTATCAGACCTAATAGAGTGACCGGATCTGGGTTTTGGAAAGCAACTGGGATAGATAAGCCAATTTATGATTCCAACATCAACTGTATTGGACTGAAGAAAACTCTGGTTTACTACCGGGGGAGTGCCGGAAAAGGCACCAAAACTGATTGGATGATGCACGAATTTCGCCGTCCCTCCGCCAATGACAACAACAACGTTCAGGCTAACCACACCTCATGCACCGCTATATCACAGAGTGCTACTAATCTTCAAGAAGCTGTAAGTAAtgaaaaacacacacacacatatatatatataaactcacacacatatatagtcACACATCCCTTTGCAATTTGTGTTTGTTTATGTACATATATGTCTTATGGGGCAGTAACATTTACTCACTAGAtattttactatatattatttgTTGATCAACTGTTCATCACAAGACTTATGAACACCGGCTCCAGCGGTTGGCTCAATTCAGCTTGGCTTATGTATTTTTTTCGCTTATTTACTCGACTGTTATCGGGTACAAATTTTTTTCTGTCTCATTTTCTCATCATCTTCTCCTTTAATTGCTCTATCTCTCTTGTTTTCTTCGTTATTTTCTCCACTTAAACTATTTTTTAAAACTCTAATTCGCTTACAATCAAATTCTAAAATTCGTGATGTTGTTTAACGACTTATGAACATTGTTCGTTCGGCTCATGTTCTATTTTTTTGCTTATTTACTCGACTGCTACCgagtataatttttttctgcCTCATTCTTTCCATTTATTCTCATTCGatgagctctctctctctttgtatCTCACTTTCAATTCTTAGCTATTTTCTCCGCTTAAACAAATTTTAAAAACTCTAATTCGCTTACAATCAGGCTCTAAAATAATAGACTATTGTCAAGAAATAATACAATCTGCGGCTCGGCTCAACTTATATCATGTTTTTTTTGCTTATTTACTTGATTTCCACTGGATATAATTGTTTTTGCCTTAttctctcctcttcttctcattCGTTTGCTCTCTCTATTTCTGTATTTCGTTTTCTTCGTTATTCTCTCTACTTAAACCAATTATAAAAACTCTAAATCACTTACAATCAGACCCTAAACTAATAAACTACtgtaagaaaataattaaaacatGCGGCAATGCGCGAGTATCGTAACCTAGTTTGACATGGTATGTTATAAGTGTGTGGAACGTTTGCACAACAgaacaacaaacacacacacacacatttgAACAAGTACGTACTGACATGTTCATAACTTCATATAATCAATAAATACTTAAAATTGTCAGTTTGAgagcatatataattaaacgAGTACGTCGTACTCTAAGAGGAACAAAGTAACTGGTGTAATTATCATGCAAGTAATAATTCGTATATATTGGGGGCATCTAAATTATAcgtatgtacatatataagcACTACTAAACTGGATAAATTAAATACAATAATACATGAACACGGAGCAATTAATGTCTAATTGTATTTAATTTAGGACTCAACACTCAAGTTAATTAGTTCATGTTAGTCCATGCATGGCATGcattctagctagctagcaatTACTTGCCAATGTCGTCAATATTTTGTTCTATACATAATACCCGGCATCAATTCAGATTTAAAATTGAACTACAAGGCATGCATGACTCAGAAATAATTCCTAAACGGCTAGCATCAAATTGAACTAGACCCAGAAGCatgattttgataattttcCAAAATTTCCATTTGTAAAGGTCTGATTACGTATTGACTCTCGTACATGGCGAATTGTATATGCAGGAAATTTGGACATTGTGTCGCATATTCAAGAGAAATGTGTCGCATAAAAAGTATACACCAGACTGGAGAGACTTGTCTGCCAAACAATCCAGCTCAAAGAAATGCAATATGATTACTAATGAAGATCGTAATCAAGAGTCCACGAACATTGATGGAGaagcttatatcaattttgGTGATTCAACCATTTGCTACGAAGAGAAGAAACCCACTATCCTCAACCACACTAAATATAACAATATTGGAAGCAATGATGACCAGACACTGCAGAATGCAGACATGTTCAGCTGCGGAACGACTACTGTTCCGCATCCATACAACTTGGATTCTTTCACATCGAGTAATTCATATGCAGATATTGAGAATCCTGACTTTTTTAACGACAACTGGGAGGAGTTCAGATCAGTTATACAGTTTGCTCTTGATCCATCGTTTATGTAAACTGATACGTACTTATGAAATTTCAATAATGATGCGCAATAGCACTGTAACTAGTCAATCAGTGATATATATAGTAGCTTAGCTAGTTAGTAAGTTAGAGGCAAGGAAATTCGTTTTTTCTTTATCCTAACTAGTCAAGTAGGAGAACTTGTATGATTGCGACTTGCGCTATTGTAGCTTGT encodes:
- the LOC126788471 gene encoding transcription factor JUNGBRUNNEN 1, whose translation is MDAKITSCKDDHDGVLDHDEEDGPLPGFRFHPTDEELVGFYLRRKIQKKPISLELIKSIDIYKHDPWDLPKATTNAGDKEWYFFCKRGRKYKNSIRPNRVTGSGFWKATGIDKPIYDSNINCIGLKKTLVYYRGSAGKGTKTDWMMHEFRRPSANDNNNVQANHTSCTAISQSATNLQEAEIWTLCRIFKRNVSHKKYTPDWRDLSAKQSSSKKCNMITNEDRNQESTNIDGEAYINFGDSTICYEEKKPTILNHTKYNNIGSNDDQTLQNADMFSCGTTTVPHPYNLDSFTSSNSYADIENPDFFNDNWEEFRSVIQFALDPSFM